The DNA region CCGATAACAGTATGGAGATGATATCCGTAGCCGCTGCGGTTAGCATTGCTCCAAGGGTGGCCGTGAGTATAAGCGCGTGGAATTCACCGTGGAAATCGCTCATCCTGCTGACATAATCCGTGGAAGCCAGAATAACCATAAACGCCAGACCCAGGAATAACAACGTGAAGAATATCGCGTAGTTATCCAGGGCAAACAGGCCATTTCCGATTGTCTGCGGGTTTTTATTCAGCAGGGAAACGGTGAGTACTGTTGCGATACCTATACCTGCCAGGCTCGCTATCGTAACGGCCCCTTTACGTTTAAAAAGTAGGTCCGCAACAATTGCAGCCACGGCGGTGATTGCCAGGCAGATTTCGGGTCCCAGTAAGTCCAGATTCAATGAAAGCTCCTCTAACCGCCCAGTAATTTAATAACGCCCGCGGCGCTATTCTGAATTATCGAAGTGAGGCTGGAAGGATATATCCCGATAAAAAATATAAGTGCTATGAACATGCCACAATAGAATTTTTGCAGTTTATCCGCGTCCTTCGCCTCGTTGAACACGGGCAATACAGGACCAAAGAAAACGCGCTGGATTAGCCATAATATATAGGCCGCCGCCAGCAGCACGCCCAGGAGGGCTACAAGAACGAAGATCTTGACCCCGCTGACTTCAGTGCTGGTGAAACTGCCCAGGAAGGTGGTAAACTCGGCTGCAAAACCGCTGGTAGCAGGCAGCCCCAGGGCTCCCAGCCCGCCCAGGATGAAGAAGGTGGAGGCTGCCGGCATCTGGCGCGCCAGGCCGCCCATCTTGGAGATGTCGCGTTCGTGTGTGTTGTGCATGATGATACCCGCCACGGCGAAGAGCAGGCCGGTGATAAGCCCGTGACTGACCATCTGCAGGCTGGCGCCTACCAGGCTCGTCTGGCTCAGCGCGAAGATGCCTAGCAGCACAAATCCCATATGGCTGATGCTGCTATAGGCGATGAGGCGCTTGAGGTCGGTCTGACGCAGGGTGATAGCGCCGCCGTAGACTACGCCGGTGACGGCCAGCCCCAGCAGAATGGGGGCGTATTGTTGAGCAACCGGCGGGAAGATGCTGACCAGGCGTATCATGCCGTATCCCCCCATCTTGATGAGAGCGCCGGCCAGAAAAACGCTGGCGGCGGTAGGGGCATCGGTGTGGGCGTCGGGCAGCCATGTATGCAGCGGGAAGACGGGCAACTTGACGGCAAAACCCGCCAGCAGCAGGAAAAAGATGGGGGCAGCGGGCAGTACGGATTGCGCCATGGCGTATCCATTGTTCGCCAGCGCCACCATATCAAGGCTGTCGGTGGCATAATACAGGCTCACTATTCCGGCCAGCATGAGGGCGCTGCCGGCCAGCGTGTATATGACGTATTTGGTGGCGGAATACTGCTTACGTCCGTTGCCCCATATGGAGATGAGAAAATACATGGGAATGACCTCTATCTCCCAGAAGACGAAGAAGAGGAGCAGGTCGAGCGAGCAGAAAACCCCCAGGATGCTGCTCTCCAGCACCAGCAGCCAGATGAAGAATTCCTTGACCCGGTTTTCCACCTTCCAGGATATAAGAACGGCAACGAGCCCCAGAAAAGCAGTCAATACCACCATCGGCAGGCTGATGCCATCCACCCCGAGATGATAATGAGCGTTTATAGCCGGTATCCAGGAATATAACTCTTCGAATTGTATGCCACTCGCCCCGCGGTCAAAGAAGAAAAGTAGTAACAGAGCCAGAGCCAGTACAGAAAGCGTGGCTACCAGGGCCAAATATTTGACCGCTTTTGATGAGAGACGGGGAATCAAGGCAATCGCCAGGACTCCCACGAGCGGCAGGAAAACTATTAGTGATAATAAGTTAAAGTTCATTACTCGAACTAACCTCTGACCAATGCTACAAGCACTATAATTACTACTCCCAAAATAGAAATTATCCCGTATAACTGAAGCTGGCCGGTTTGAATTCGCCGTATCATGCG from Dehalococcoidia bacterium includes:
- a CDS encoding NADH-quinone oxidoreductase subunit M gives rise to the protein MNFNLLSLIVFLPLVGVLAIALIPRLSSKAVKYLALVATLSVLALALLLLFFFDRGASGIQFEELYSWIPAINAHYHLGVDGISLPMVVLTAFLGLVAVLISWKVENRVKEFFIWLLVLESSILGVFCSLDLLLFFVFWEIEVIPMYFLISIWGNGRKQYSATKYVIYTLAGSALMLAGIVSLYYATDSLDMVALANNGYAMAQSVLPAAPIFFLLLAGFAVKLPVFPLHTWLPDAHTDAPTAASVFLAGALIKMGGYGMIRLVSIFPPVAQQYAPILLGLAVTGVVYGGAITLRQTDLKRLIAYSSISHMGFVLLGIFALSQTSLVGASLQMVSHGLITGLLFAVAGIIMHNTHERDISKMGGLARQMPAASTFFILGGLGALGLPATSGFAAEFTTFLGSFTSTEVSGVKIFVLVALLGVLLAAAYILWLIQRVFFGPVLPVFNEAKDADKLQKFYCGMFIALIFFIGIYPSSLTSIIQNSAAGVIKLLGG